A DNA window from Pyrus communis chromosome 3, drPyrComm1.1, whole genome shotgun sequence contains the following coding sequences:
- the LOC137729125 gene encoding rop guanine nucleotide exchange factor 1-like isoform X1, with translation MGSVSSEDGSDLQSERCGSYSLSADVSESESCSSFSCRRFDAEGASSSMTSSPRPVAGDFFFQAPVMLPVIGGKDVVAWDEKPEKRNADLSEVEMMKERFAKLLLGEDMSGGGKGVCTALAISNAITNLSATVFGELWRLEPLKAQRKAMWRREMEWLLCVSDSIVELVPSMQQFPGGGTYEVMEMRPRSDLYVNLPAIKKLDAMLLSMLDGFCETEFCYVDRGIILGDSKEGEGFIGGRPSIRQEEKWWLPYPKVPPNGLSCETRKKLQKCRDCCNQILKAAMAINSSVLAEMEIPRAYMESLPKKGKDCLGDIIYRYIAADQFSPEHLLDCLDLSSEHQTLEIANRIEAAVHVWKQKDQNKHNNHKAKRASWGGKVKGLVSDTEKSHFLAQRAETLLHSLRHRFPGLPQTSLDMNKIQYNKDVGQSILESYSRVMESLAFNVMARIDDVLFVDDATKRCAAAESVSIFSRGGLSGLPVQKRMSPSPFSIQHTPYASPLATPAFCSSTPVIGSPGRTPMCVKRNVIIDDKSEKLLASDFERVWSYAGSLSSRRTTGDAPERD, from the exons ATGGGGAGTGTGTCGTCGGAGGACGGCTCGGACCTGCAGAGCGAGCGGTGCGGGAGCTACAGCTTAAGCGCCGACGTGAGCGAGTCCGAGAGTTGTAGCAGCTTCTCGTGCCGGAGGTTCGATGCAGAGGGGGCTTCGAGCTCCATGACGTCGTCGCCGCGTCCGGTCGCCGGAGATTTCTTCTTTCAGGCGCCGGTGATGCTTCCGGTGATCGGAGGAAAGGATGTGGTGGCTTGGGATGAGAAGCCCGAGAAACGAAATGCTGATTTGTCTG AAGTTGAGATGATGAAGGAGAGGTTTGCCAAGCTTTTGCTTGGAGAAGACATGTCAGGAGGAGGAAAAGGAGTCTGCACGGCCCTTGCTATCTCAAATGCCATCACCAATCTCTCTG CGACCGTGTTTGGCGAATTATGGAGGTTAGAGCCGCTGAAAGCACAGAGAAAGGCAATGTGGCGCCGGGAAATGGAGTGGCTGTTATGTGTGAGTGATTCAATTGTTGAGCTTGTGCCTTCGATGCAACAGTTTCCGGGTGGGGGGACATACGAAGTCATGGAAATGCGGCCGCGCTCTGACTTGTATGTGAATCTACCTGCCATTAAGAAGCTTGACGCAATGCTGCTTAGTATGCTAGATGGGTTTTGTGAGACAGAGTTCTGCTATGTTGATAGGGGGATTATTTTGGGGGATTCGAAAGAGGGTGAGGGGTTTATTGGTGGAAGGCCTTCAATTAGGCAAGAAGAGAAGTGGTGGCTGCCTTATCCTAAAGTTCCGCCAAATGGGTTGTCTTGTGAAACAAGGAAGAAATTGCAGAAGTGTAGGGACTGCTGCAACCAGATATTGAAGGCAGCCATGGCGATTAATAGTAGTGTGCTAGCTGAGATGGAAATCCCAAGAGCGTACATGGAGTCGTTGCCCAAG AAGGGGAAAGATTGTCTGGGCGATATCATTTATCGTTACATAGCTGCAGACCAATTTTCACCAGAGCATCTTCTGGATTGCCTGGACTTGTCCTCAGAACATCAAACTCTAGAGATAGCCAATAGAATTGAGGCAGCTGTGCATGTTTGGAAGCAGAAAGACCAGAATAAACACAATAATCATAAAGCTAAACGGGCATCCTGGGGTGGCAAGGTCAAGGGACTTGTTTCCGATACTGAAAAGAGCCATTTTCTGGCCCAACGAGCAGAGACGCTCTTACACAGCCTAAGGCATCGTTTCCCTGGCCTCCCGCAAACTTCACTAGATATGAACAAAATACAATATAACAAG GACGTGGGGCAGTCAATTCTGGAAAGCTACTCAAGAGTTATGGAGAGTCTGGCCTTTAACGTAATGGCAAGGATAGATGATGTCCTCTTTGTTGACGATGCTACCAAGCGATGTGCTGCTGCGGAATCAGTGTCTATCTTCAGCAGGGGAGGTTTGAGTGGCCTTCCTGTTCAGAAGCGGATGTCACCAAGCCCCTTCTCCATTCAACACACTCCTTATGCGTCTCCACTTGCAACACCGGCTTTCTGTTCTTCCACCCCAGTTATTGGAAGCCCAGGAAGAACACCTATGTGTGTAAAGCGCAACGTTATAATAGACGACAAGTCAGAGAAATTACTCGCATCTGATTTTGAGAGGGTGTGGTCGTACGCCGGAAGCCTAAGCTCAAGAAGAACAACCGGGGATGCTCCTGAACGGGATTGA
- the LOC137728728 gene encoding transcriptional elongation regulator MINIYO-like, with amino-acid sequence MAEKQSTKASGPGPRKPKVIFGTKAFQTGDGGDVPSSLLGGIVEKGISDMPLSGPTPPPRPTILPFPVARHRSDGPHRGPVNSKLGGEEGGGEGDEEDDEDVMDFEHIRDFAKRVERKKKKDMDFSKWAEEELDANSSITFRETIEASTRKIESSKVHSRRKNEQESAFGSSKIERGSVLGNLKVEQESVLGHNDMEIEADMNGKSMPDNIRNEQGGSVSLEAQIDEENRARLQGMSADEIEEAQAEIMGRLDPALLQVLKRRGEEKLRKQRGPSSDSNEPKASTISHSGPSHVATKITSNNTQTSVKDRLEQNSGKASGSLWNAWSDRVQAARDLRFSLDGTVIIDGFHQISQSSNLSERDYLRTEGDPGAAGYTIKEAVSLTRSVIPGQRTLALHFLSTVLDKALHNIQAQDQFIRKDASKVDKSADWEVDKSADWEAIWAYALGPEPELILSLRICLDDNHNNVVLACAKVLHRILSCDVNENFFDISEKIATLHLDTFTAPVFRSKPEIDVGFLRGGFWKYNAKPSNIVALDEEIIDDETEGKRTIQDDVVVAGQDFAAGLVRMGILPRLRYVLESDPTAALEEYTISILTAIARHSPKCANAIMNCERLIETIVSRFIEKDSVDIQPSKIKSVRLLKVMAQSDRKNCVAFIKNGTFQTMTWHLYQSISFLDNWVKSGKENCKLSSALKVEQLRFWKVFVQHGYCVSYFSDIFRNLCLWLNPPTIEKLIENDVFGEFTSISMEGYLVLEALARRLPSLFSQKRLSNEISEHSGDGTEFWSWSQVGPMVDIALKWIVLKSDPNICNFFERENGSRDGLASQDLSVTSLLWVYSAVVQMLSRVLSRVVPDDSVHSHESGSLVPWLPEFVPKVGLEMIKNGFIGRSDTLDAKYGKDPSGGDSFIEKLSHLRNLGKCETSLASVSCLQGLVRLVVSIDKLIMLARTGVQTPPQNYPSSREEKILKDGILKGSLVELRSVQNTFMKLVASEWPLVQSIEMFGRGGPAPGVGVGWGASGGGFWSGSVLLSQADARFLVDLLETWKLVSNLESPTEEEMTFTMLAINSSLGVCVTAGPTGRIYVRKVLNILLDVAVLKYLDLYIRRFLSSNGGVKLFDWDYKEEDYVLFSKTLASHFGDRWLSIKKKLKDSVNSSDSKSLKKGKGSLETIYEESDTSPLITQDCTSLVVEWAHQRLPLPISWFLSPISTLCDSKHAGLKKFSNLHDLMQDQGNFVVVAKAGLFFLLGIEALSSFLPSDIPSPVKSVSLVWKLHSLSVILLVGMGVVEEEKSRVVFEALQDLYGNILHQSRSSNLMPEHRNENNLEVLAFQSEVHESYSVFIETLVDQFSAISYGDLIYGRQVAVYLHLCVEAPVRLAAWNTLTNSRVLELLPPLEKCFTDAEGYLEPAEDNPDILEAYVKSWTSGALDRAASRGSVAYTLVIHHLSAFIFSLYTGDKLLLRNKLSRSLLRDFSLKQQHEAMMLNLIQYNKASISHETKRKDGVPMGDDVEKRLELLKETCELNSSLLAAVEKLKSSLKNNLS; translated from the exons ATGGCGGAAAAGCAAAGCACCAAAGCAAGCGGTCCAGGCCCGAGGAAGCCGAAGGTCATATTTGGCACCAAAGCATTTCAAACCGGCGACGGCGGCGATGTTCCTTCGAGCTTACTCGGCGGCATAGTCGAGAAAGGTATTTCCGATATGCCCCTGTCGGGCCCCACTCCACCACCTCGCCCAACCATTCTTCCTTTCCCCGTCGCTCGCCACCGCTCCGATGGCCCG CATCGGGGTCCGGTAAATAGTAAATTGGGTGGTGAGGAGGGTGGTGGGGAAGGAGAtgaggaggatgatgaagatgtaatGGACTTTGAACACATTAGGGATTTCGCTAAGCGGGtcgaaaggaagaagaaaaaagatatGGACTTTAGTAAGTGGGCAGAGGAGGAGCTTGATGCAAATAGCTCAATAACTTTTAGGGAAACAATTGAAGCTAGTACTAGAAAAATTGAGTCAAGTAAAGTGCATTCCCGGCGAAAGAATGAACAAGAATCTGCATTTGGTAGCTCGAAGATTGAACGAGGATCTGTGTTGGGTAACTTGAAGGTTGAACAAGAATCTGTTTTGGGTCACAATGACATGGAAATTGAAGCGGACATGAACGGAAAGTCCATGCCTGATAATATTCGAAATGAACAAGGGGGGTCTGTGTCGCTTGAGGCTCAGATTGATGAAGAGAACCGTGCACGGTTACAAGGGATGTCTGCAGATGAGATTGAAGAAGCACAGGCGGAGATCATGGGCAGACTGGACCCTGCATTGCTCCAAGTACTCAAAAGGAGGGGTGAAGAGAAATTGAGAAAGCAAAGAGGCCCCAGCTCAGATAGCAATGAACCAAAAGCTTCTACTATCTCTCACAGTGGTCCGTCTCATGTGGCTACAAAAATTACTTCAAACAATACTCAAACTTCAGTAAAGGATAGATTGGAGCAGAATTCAGGCAAAGCCAGTGGCAGTTTGTGGAATGCTTGGAGTGATAGAGTCCAGGCTGCTCGGGACTTAAGGTTTTCCTTGGATGGGACTGTTATTATAGATGGCTTCCACCAGATATCTCAGAGTA GTAATTTATCTGAGCGTGACTACCTGCGTACTGAGGGGGACCCTGGTGCTGCTGGTTATACAATCAAAGAAGCAGTGTCGCTCACTAGGAGTGTG ATTCCTGGACAGCGGACACTTGCTTTGCATTTCCTTTCAACTGTGCTTGATAAAGCATTGCATAATATTCAAGCGCAAGATCAGTTTATCAGAAAAGATGCTAGTAAAGTCGATAAATCTGCTGACTGGGAAGTCGATAAATCTGCTGACTGGGAGGCCATTTGGGCTTATGCACTTGGCCCAGAACCTGAGCTTATTTTATCTCTCAG GATATGTCTCGATGATAACCACAATAATGTAGTCCTAGCTTGTGCCAAAGTTCTTCACCGCATATTAAGCTGTGATGTGAATGAGAACTTCTTTGACATTTCGGAG AAAATAGCAACCCTGCATTTGGACACATTTACTGCCCCTGTATTCAGAAGCAAACCAGAGATTGATGTTGGTTTCCTGCGTGGTGGATTTTGGAAGTACAACGCCAAGCCTTCTAATATTGTTGCTCTCGATGAGGAAATTATTGATGATGAAACTGAAGGGAAGCGCACCATTCAAGATGATGTTGTAGTTGCTGGACAAGATTTTGCGGCAGGTTTGGTGCGGATGGGAATCCTTCCAAGGCTTCGCTATGTTCTGGAG TCTGACCCTACGGCAGCTTTGGAAGAATACACAATATCTATACTTACTGCAATTGCAAGGCATTCCCCAAAATGTGCGAATGCAATCATGAATTGTGAAAGGCTTATTGAAACAATTGTCAGCAGATTTATCGAAAAAGACAGTGTAGATATCCAGCCTTCAAAAATAAAGTCTGTTAGACTTCTAAAG GTGATGGCTCAATCTGATCGTAAGAACTGTGTTGCTTTTATAAAGAATGGGACTTTCCAAACTATGACATGGCATTTGTATCAATCTATTTCCTTCCTTGACAACTGGGTAAAATCTGGAAAGGAAAACTGTAAACTTTCTTCGGCTTTGAAGGTTGAACAGCTACGTTTTTGGAAGGTTTTTGTTCAGCATGGCTATTGTGTGTCATACTTCTCAGATATATTCCGTAACTTGTGCTTGTGGCTGAACCCACCTACAATTGAAAAACTTATTGAGAATGATGTATTTGGTGAATTTACCTCCATCTCTATGGAAGGATACCTTGTTCTGGAGGCTTTGGCTAGAAGGCTCCCAAGTTTGTTCTCACAGAAGCGTCTGAGCAATGAAATCTCTGAGCATTCTGGTGATGGAACTGAGTTCTGGTCTTGGAGCCAGGTTGGTCCAATGGTTGATATAGCTCTCAAGTGGATAGTTTTGAAGAGTGATCCCAACATATGTAATTTCTTTGAGAGAGAAAATGGAAGTCGTGATGGTCTTGCTTCCCAAGATTTATCAGTCACTTCCTTGTTATGGGTGTATTCAGCTGTAGTACAAATGCTTTCCAGAGTGCTTTCCAGAGTGGTCCCGGATGATTCTGTCCACTCACATGAAAGTGGTAGTCTTGTGCCATGGCTTCCAGAGTTTGTTCCTAAAGTTGGACttgaaatgattaaaaatgGGTTTATAGGCCGTTCAGATACTCTTGATGCGAAATATGGAAAAGATCCTAGCGGAGGTGACTCTTTCATTGAGAAACTGTCTCATTTGAGAAATCTGGGTAAATGCGAAACATCATTAGCTTCTGTAAGTTGCTTACAGGGGTTAGTGAGGCTTGTCGTTAGCATTGATAAGTTGATAATGTTAGCCAGGACAGGAGTCCAAACACCTCCCCAAAATTACCCTTCATCAAGAGAAGAGAAAATACTCAAGGACGGTATACTTAAGGGGTCTTTGGTTGAATTGAGAAGTGTGCAAAATACTTTTATGAAGTTAGTTGCTTCTGAGTGGCCCCTTGTGCAGTCCATTGAGATGTTTGGCAGGGGAGGACCTGCTCCCGGGGTGGGAGTTGGCTGGGGTGCCTCTGGTGGAGGATTTTGGTCTGGTAGTGTTTTGTTGTCGCAAGCAGATGCAAGATTTCTCGTTGACTTGCTTGAAACTTGGAAGCTTGTGTCCAATTTGGAAAGCCCCACAGAAGAAGAAATGACTTTTACTATGTTGGCAATTAATTCATCTTTAGGAGTATGTGTAACTGCTGGACCAACCGGCAGGATTTATGTGAGAAAGGTGTTAAATATTTTGCTTGATGTCGCAGTTCTTAAGTATCTTGATCTCTATATTCGACGTTTTCTTTCATCCAATGGGGGTGTGAAACTGTTTGATTGGGATTATAAAGAAGAGGATTATGTACTCTTCAGTAAAACATTAGCTTCTCATTTCGGCGATAGATGGTTATCCATAAAGAAAAAGCTCAAAGATAGCGTGAATTCCTCTGATAGTAAATCACTGAAAAAGGGTAAAGGTTCCCTCGAGACTATATACGAGGAATCGGACACATCACCTTTGATCACTCAAGATTGCACTTCCTTAGTTGTAGAGTGGGCTCACCAGAGACTGCCACTACCCATTTCCTGGTTTCTCAGTCCAATCTCAACCCTTTGTGATAGCAAGCATGCTGGTCTTAAGAAATTCTCCAATTTACACGATCTCATGCAGGATCAAGGGAATTTTGTTGTAGTTGCCAAAGCTgggcttttcttccttttgggaATTGAAGCACTGTCCAGTTTCTTACCATCTGACATTCCATCCCCAGTTAAAAGTGTATCGTTAGTTTGGAAATTGCATTCTCTATCTGTGATTTTACTCGTTGGAATGGGTGTGGTTGAGGAGGAGAAGAGTAGGGTTGTTTTTGAAGCTTTACAAGATCTCTATGGGAAcattcttcatcagtcaaggtCATCTAACTTAATGCCAGAACATAGAAATGAAAACAACCTGGAGGTTCTGGCATTCCAATCAGAGGTTCACGAAAGTTACTCTGTATTTATTGAAACTCTTGTGGATCAGTTTTCTGCTATATCTTATGGTGATTTGATATATGGCCGGCAAGTTGCAGTTTATTTGCATCTTTGTGTGGAAGCTCCTGTGCGCCTTGCTGCCTGGAATACACTAACCAATTCTCGTGTTCTTGAACTTCTGCCACCTCTAGAGAAATGCTTTACTGATGCAGAGGGGTACCTTGAACCTGCAGAG GATAATCCGGATATTTTGGAGGCATACGTTAAGTCATGGACTTCTGGTGCCCTCGATAGGGCTGCAAGTCGAGGATCAGTTGCATATACACTGGTTATCCATCACCTTTCGGCTTTCATTTTTAGCTTATACACTGGTGATAAGCTATTGCTTAGGAATAAGCTTTCAAGGTCTCTTTTGCGAGACTTCTCTCTGAAGCAGCAACATGAG GCGATGATGCTGAACCTTATTCAATATAACAAGGCATCTATATCGCATGAGACCAAGCGCAAGGATGGAGTGCCTATGGGGGATGACGTTGAGAAGAGGCTCGAGTTACTGAAGGAAACTTGTGAATTAAATTCCTCACTTTTAGCTGCTGTGGAGAAGCTAAAGTCATCCTTAAAGAACAATCTATCATGA
- the LOC137729125 gene encoding rop guanine nucleotide exchange factor 1-like isoform X2 produces MGSVSSEDGSDLQSERCGSYSLSADVSESESCSSFSCRRFDAEGASSSMTSSPRPVAGDFFFQAPVMLPVIGGKDVVAWDEKPEKRNADLSEVEMMKERFAKLLLGEDMSGGGKGVCTALAISNAITNLSATVFGELWRLEPLKAQRKAMWRREMEWLLCVSDSIVELVPSMQQFPGGGTYEVMEMRPRSDLYVNLPAIKKLDAMLLSMLDGFCETEFCYVDRGIILGDSKEGEGFIGGRPSIRQEEKWWLPYPKVPPNGLSCETRKKLQKCRDCCNQILKAAMAINSSVLAEMEIPRAYMESLPKGKDCLGDIIYRYIAADQFSPEHLLDCLDLSSEHQTLEIANRIEAAVHVWKQKDQNKHNNHKAKRASWGGKVKGLVSDTEKSHFLAQRAETLLHSLRHRFPGLPQTSLDMNKIQYNKDVGQSILESYSRVMESLAFNVMARIDDVLFVDDATKRCAAAESVSIFSRGGLSGLPVQKRMSPSPFSIQHTPYASPLATPAFCSSTPVIGSPGRTPMCVKRNVIIDDKSEKLLASDFERVWSYAGSLSSRRTTGDAPERD; encoded by the exons ATGGGGAGTGTGTCGTCGGAGGACGGCTCGGACCTGCAGAGCGAGCGGTGCGGGAGCTACAGCTTAAGCGCCGACGTGAGCGAGTCCGAGAGTTGTAGCAGCTTCTCGTGCCGGAGGTTCGATGCAGAGGGGGCTTCGAGCTCCATGACGTCGTCGCCGCGTCCGGTCGCCGGAGATTTCTTCTTTCAGGCGCCGGTGATGCTTCCGGTGATCGGAGGAAAGGATGTGGTGGCTTGGGATGAGAAGCCCGAGAAACGAAATGCTGATTTGTCTG AAGTTGAGATGATGAAGGAGAGGTTTGCCAAGCTTTTGCTTGGAGAAGACATGTCAGGAGGAGGAAAAGGAGTCTGCACGGCCCTTGCTATCTCAAATGCCATCACCAATCTCTCTG CGACCGTGTTTGGCGAATTATGGAGGTTAGAGCCGCTGAAAGCACAGAGAAAGGCAATGTGGCGCCGGGAAATGGAGTGGCTGTTATGTGTGAGTGATTCAATTGTTGAGCTTGTGCCTTCGATGCAACAGTTTCCGGGTGGGGGGACATACGAAGTCATGGAAATGCGGCCGCGCTCTGACTTGTATGTGAATCTACCTGCCATTAAGAAGCTTGACGCAATGCTGCTTAGTATGCTAGATGGGTTTTGTGAGACAGAGTTCTGCTATGTTGATAGGGGGATTATTTTGGGGGATTCGAAAGAGGGTGAGGGGTTTATTGGTGGAAGGCCTTCAATTAGGCAAGAAGAGAAGTGGTGGCTGCCTTATCCTAAAGTTCCGCCAAATGGGTTGTCTTGTGAAACAAGGAAGAAATTGCAGAAGTGTAGGGACTGCTGCAACCAGATATTGAAGGCAGCCATGGCGATTAATAGTAGTGTGCTAGCTGAGATGGAAATCCCAAGAGCGTACATGGAGTCGTTGCCCAAG GGGAAAGATTGTCTGGGCGATATCATTTATCGTTACATAGCTGCAGACCAATTTTCACCAGAGCATCTTCTGGATTGCCTGGACTTGTCCTCAGAACATCAAACTCTAGAGATAGCCAATAGAATTGAGGCAGCTGTGCATGTTTGGAAGCAGAAAGACCAGAATAAACACAATAATCATAAAGCTAAACGGGCATCCTGGGGTGGCAAGGTCAAGGGACTTGTTTCCGATACTGAAAAGAGCCATTTTCTGGCCCAACGAGCAGAGACGCTCTTACACAGCCTAAGGCATCGTTTCCCTGGCCTCCCGCAAACTTCACTAGATATGAACAAAATACAATATAACAAG GACGTGGGGCAGTCAATTCTGGAAAGCTACTCAAGAGTTATGGAGAGTCTGGCCTTTAACGTAATGGCAAGGATAGATGATGTCCTCTTTGTTGACGATGCTACCAAGCGATGTGCTGCTGCGGAATCAGTGTCTATCTTCAGCAGGGGAGGTTTGAGTGGCCTTCCTGTTCAGAAGCGGATGTCACCAAGCCCCTTCTCCATTCAACACACTCCTTATGCGTCTCCACTTGCAACACCGGCTTTCTGTTCTTCCACCCCAGTTATTGGAAGCCCAGGAAGAACACCTATGTGTGTAAAGCGCAACGTTATAATAGACGACAAGTCAGAGAAATTACTCGCATCTGATTTTGAGAGGGTGTGGTCGTACGCCGGAAGCCTAAGCTCAAGAAGAACAACCGGGGATGCTCCTGAACGGGATTGA